The Mytilus galloprovincialis chromosome 11, xbMytGall1.hap1.1, whole genome shotgun sequence genome contains the following window.
ACCTAGGGCTATTGAACACTACATAGACAGAGAGTACACAGGTGGTTTTCTTCAAGCTATCCGTGATTATAAAGATCAGTTGAAAACTAAACTCAGACCAGAGGAATGGGATTTACTCAGCCAACTATTAGGTACATTACTTACATATTTTACAAGATATACCTTAAAAGGTTTCCTATGtcttagttatcaaaagtaccaggattataatttagtacgccagacgcgcgtttcgtcttcaaaagactcatcagtgacgctcatatcaaaaaaatataacgccaaacaagtacaaagttggcgagcattgaggatccaaaattctataAAGTTGTGCTAactacggctaaggtaatctatgcctgggataagaaattccttagttttagaaaaaaatcaaagttttgtaaacaggaaatttatatataaaaaaaatgaccacattattgatattcatgtcaacaccgaagtattaactactgggctggtgataccctcggggacgaaacgtccaccagcagtatttttttttaataaatctgaTAATAATTGAACAATAATTATTTCTGTAAATTAAATTTGCAAATGAAGTTGCTATACATCTGAATGAGGTCAACAATAAATCCTAAATCATATTAAAAATGTACCTTTAAAGGTTTTCTATGTCGAAGATGGTACTAAAACTGATTATAATCGAAGAATAATTCTTCTGTAACTTAAATTTGGAAATGGAGTTGCTCTAAATCTGAGTGAGGTCAACTATAAATCCTAAATCATAACAGTTGGATTCAATTggataacaaatatatataaaacaagaataacGTCAAACAAAAAATTTGGAGATTTATAGAGTCCAGatatcttaaaattgagaaaggaaatggggaatgtgtcaaagcgacaacaacccgaccatagaacagacaacagccgaaggccaccaatgggtcttcaatgtagcgagaaactcccgcaccgaGAGGTGTCTTTCAGCTGACaccttaacaaatatgtatagtAGTCATACCAGtgacaatggacgtcatactaaactccgaattatacacaataaattaaaattaagaagcatacaagactatcaaaggccagaggcttctgacttgggacaggcccaaaATTGCggatgggttaaacatgttaataagatatcaaccctccccatatacccctagccaatatagaaaagtaaacgcataacaatacgcacattaatatttagttcaagagaaggccgagtccgatgtcagaagatgtaacaaaaagaaaataaacaaaatgacaataatacataaataacaacagagtactagcagttaactgacatgccagctccagacctcaattaaactggttgaaagattatgtcttcattatatgaatatcatGTACAATCCCTctcgtaaggggtttagtatcatactatcataaagtatatgagaagaacataacccgtgttatgccaacaattgtttttaaataaatgtgtttagttttgGTGTAAAGACCCCATACCTCTTTTCCATACATTTTATGAATAAACTTAAATTCTTTGAATTCAGGTTGATAGTTGCATGTTTcttaatgagacaactataaaGATTTGCAGTTGCAGATATATAGTATACCATTGAGTAGATTATTCTAAATCAGTTTAACTCGCTGgtcaataaaatataattatttgctGAAGTTTTATATATAGTTAAGTTTCTTATCGACTAATTATGTAATTATCAATATTATACTTTAATTCCAAAAAGTgctgtaccaaaaaaaaaatcaaaatggaaagtccctaatcaaattaaaaaataaatgttcaaacacataaaacataaaacgaaTGAACAttaactgtcaaattcctgacttggaacatgtgaattaaacctggttttattgatAGATAAACCTCTtatttttatgacagtcgcataaaattagaatatattgacaacgatgtgcgaacaagacaaacatacataatagttaaattgtcaaaaatataacTAAATTAGCCAAGCTCGACTGTgcttcaaaaatgataaaaaaagaactGTTTTGTCAATCCCGCCGCGGTGATGGAGGCATCCAATAATACCGTTGTCCATTTATTTGTTTGCACTAACCAATATTAGGTTCCGTTTTCTTATTTTAGATTGACCACAGTTATGAAACTTATGAAACTAAATTTGCCGTTTTAGCACTTAAACTCCAGTTTGCGTTTGCGCAACAAAAAAGTAAGACACCTGTATATAACGCGTGTAACACCTAAACACTAATAAAGTTTTGATTGTGTGGCATTACGTTTGTCGTTATCGACTTTTTCCTTTTATAAAACGGTTCCTTTGCCGTCTGTTAAATGGAcacatttttctttcattgttgaTTATATTAATTTACTATTTACTCATAAAAGAAAGTTAAATTGgtcatattgttttcattttatgtGGAGAAAAGTTCTGGTGTTTTTAGAGTTATCGTATTTGATTgttttaacattcgatttttttcAGTTTCTTGATAGTATGTAGAGAATCGTAATGTCAAATAAGTTCGAAAACGAATGTTTTCGATCACTAAACACAGATTCAATTACATTTAAGTTGGTTTAACTGTTTCAAAGTTAtggtactatgatgttataaacATTCATTTTGGTGTTCATAATATGTATAGTATATAACGTCACGAATTCCTACAACCAAACAgacattattattaataataattttctttttttcaagaaagcaactttttagtttttttcacagactcttttatatttatattgatattgcATCAGACAACTAAATTTACAAAACTGTTCTAACTATCTTACTTGATCACCGTGGTTACCATTTGTCTTGTTTCTTTTCCAGTTCACCACAGACTATACCTTTTCTATGATCAGATAGTACAAGACAACATTCTAGATAGTGAGGTCCTTGATCTACTGATTTCCAGATGTATCCTAAGCAAAGAAGACAGAGCAGAAATAGAACACCACCCAAAACAGTCTGACCGcaacaaatgtattttaaaccTTCTAATTGAAAGACCACAAGATTCCTATCAAGTGTTATTAGAAGTTCTTAAGGAATCCACGACTTGTCCAAAAGACCTGATAGAAAGTATGGAAGGTCAACTTTATTCCCATCATAAACTTGTTTCTCAGTCCAAAGTTAAACCATGTGAGTATTTAGTTGTCAAATTAATGATTTGTATGAACTTGGGTGTCAGGTATTTTAAGTGACAATGTGACAAAAGGGATGATGGAGAGGAATCGACGCTTGTGGATAACAAAGTACACAAAAAAACTCATACAAGAAGAAGAATGCTCACAGTTACTAAGAGCAAGATCAAATTAACTCACCAGCTATTATATACCCGTGTGTGTACAGAAAACAATGCAAAAGATATTCTTTTGTTACTGTGCGACTTGTCTGTTAGAATTGCTCTCCACctattgcaatttattaaaaattctttcaaaatttcaaccGTTTTACAAAACCAAATTGATCAGAAATATCAacaaactgctgtagaaaaccaaaGTTTTGTCGTAAAAGTACAAGGTGATAAAACAGAGCATACTGACAACCCTATAAGACTTTGATTCCACTGAAATGATATTGAATATCAGTCTAACATTTTGTATACATATCTAATTGTACTTTATGATAAGGGTGATAGGcagacattttaaattgatatacaAATTTCCAAACTCAGCTGTCATATAATTTTTCTTTCGAATATTCGAACCGAACATTATTTGAGTTAACccattttatattaaatacaataTATGTAAAATTGCAATAGGATTTGTTTCATTATAAGTTTTCATGGGAGATAACCTAAGATTAATATTCCTTGAACAAAGAAGACTTCCGAAAGAAAAAAAGATTTCCTCTCATGTAATCGTCATTCGGTATGCAAGAACTTGTACCTGCTACTTAGACCTTATAAAACATCACCAGTGTCTGAGAAGAAAGATGACGAACTATGGTGATTGCTAAACACTTTAGTCCTAGTTctaaacaagttaaaaaaaaaccagcacaaCCTTGTTGATAATTATGCAGCATCGACTTCACAACTGATACATGATATTCCTGACGAATAGACTATAGGTACTAACGTTGTTAATTGTATGTATACACTACATGCTATATATAgtggttttttttagttttctttgtaaATTATAAACTTTTACAGTTTGGCCCATTTTTTGCTTATGTATTTTTGGTAGAGCTCGGTACTTTTATTTCcagtcattgtgttattatcatatcatgtattcttgtctttttttttagcttGTGTGCTTTGTGTATATgcaattttgttgttgttgttgaatcATGTGTGTCTAGTTGTTTTTAATAAGATAACACAATGTGAACAGATGTATCCTATTTTGAACAgttttatctatatattataattttgaatgaCTGACATGAAAGTGAGAGATTAAGCTAGCCATAAAGGgaatttaatccaccattttctgcataaggaTATATctataccaagtcaagaatattacAGTCAATTTACATAAGTTTAATAAGTTTGATCTAtttgttgacttgacaatggaaTCACCGTTTTGCATTTTCCTTGAAGCTTAGTTTTGTggtaaaattttacttttaaacctTTATACGTGTGTAACTTCTTTTAAGCAATCTTACTATATTCCAAAAAGATAATCTGCAGTTGATAACACAGTAAATTGCTTTTCTTTGATTAAGTTACAGGGTTCCATTCAGtcaa
Protein-coding sequences here:
- the LOC143052032 gene encoding uncharacterized protein LOC143052032, producing the protein MAESGENVVQSVDKVDNYPSHNSQTELHSVSSSKTEFEWSSTDVRPNTPQPIQTEEDNLLHAACTILYTVPRAIEHYIDREYTGGFLQAIRDYKDQLKTKLRPEEWDLLSQLLVHHRLYLFYDQIVQDNILDSEVLDLLISRCILSKEDRAEIEHHPKQSDRNKCILNLLIERPQDSYQVLLEVLKESTTCPKDLIESMEGQLYSHHKLVSQSKVKPSSTSQLIHDIPDE